A stretch of Pelecanus crispus isolate bPelCri1 chromosome 3, bPelCri1.pri, whole genome shotgun sequence DNA encodes these proteins:
- the VEGFA gene encoding vascular endothelial growth factor A, long form isoform X1, with amino-acid sequence MNFLLTWIHWGLAALLYLQSAELSKAAPALGDGERKPNEVIKFLEVYERSFCRTIETLVDIFQEYPDEVEYIFKPSCVPLMRCAGCCGDEGLECVPVDVYNVTMEIMRIKPHQSQHIAHMSFLQHSKCDCRPKKDVKNKQEKKSKRGKGKGQKRKRKKGRYKPPSFHCEPCSERRKHLFVQDPQTCKCSCKFTDSRCKSRQLELNERTCRCEKPRR; translated from the exons ATGAACTTTCTGCTCACTTGGATTCACTGGGGGCTGGCGGCGCTGCTCTATCTGCAGAGCGCGGAG TTGTCgaaggctgctcctgccctgggggATGGGGAGCGGAAACCCAATGAAG TTATCAAATTCCTGGAAGTCTACGAGCGCAGCTTCTGCAGGACAATTGAGACCCTGGTGGACATTTTCCAGGAGTACCCTGATGAGGTGGAGTACATATTCAAGCCATCCTGTGTGCCTCTGATGAGATGTGCAGGTTGCTGCGGCGATGAGGGCCTAGAATGTGTCCCTGTGGATGTGTACAACGTCACGATGGAG ATCATGAGAATTAAACCCCATCAGAGTCAGCACATAGCGCACATGAGCTTCTTACAGCACAGTAAATGTGACTGCAG ACCAAAGAAAGAtgtcaaaaacaaacaagaaaa aaaatcaAAGCgaggaaaggggaagggtcAAAAGAGAAAGCGCAAGAAAGGCCGGTACAAACCACCCAGCTT TCACTGTGAGCCTTGCTCAGAGAGGAGAAAGCACTTGTTTGTACAAGATCCCCAGACCTGTAAATGTTCCTGCAAATTCACAGACTCACGTTGCAAGTCGAGGCAGCTTGAGTTAAACGAGCGCACTTGCAG ATGTGAAAAACCGAGACGGTGA
- the VEGFA gene encoding vascular endothelial growth factor A, long form isoform X2 encodes MNFLLTWIHWGLAALLYLQSAELSKAAPALGDGERKPNEVIKFLEVYERSFCRTIETLVDIFQEYPDEVEYIFKPSCVPLMRCAGCCGDEGLECVPVDVYNVTMEIMRIKPHQSQHIAHMSFLQHSKCDCRPKKDVKNKQENHCEPCSERRKHLFVQDPQTCKCSCKFTDSRCKSRQLELNERTCRCEKPRR; translated from the exons ATGAACTTTCTGCTCACTTGGATTCACTGGGGGCTGGCGGCGCTGCTCTATCTGCAGAGCGCGGAG TTGTCgaaggctgctcctgccctgggggATGGGGAGCGGAAACCCAATGAAG TTATCAAATTCCTGGAAGTCTACGAGCGCAGCTTCTGCAGGACAATTGAGACCCTGGTGGACATTTTCCAGGAGTACCCTGATGAGGTGGAGTACATATTCAAGCCATCCTGTGTGCCTCTGATGAGATGTGCAGGTTGCTGCGGCGATGAGGGCCTAGAATGTGTCCCTGTGGATGTGTACAACGTCACGATGGAG ATCATGAGAATTAAACCCCATCAGAGTCAGCACATAGCGCACATGAGCTTCTTACAGCACAGTAAATGTGACTGCAG ACCAAAGAAAGAtgtcaaaaacaaacaagaaaa TCACTGTGAGCCTTGCTCAGAGAGGAGAAAGCACTTGTTTGTACAAGATCCCCAGACCTGTAAATGTTCCTGCAAATTCACAGACTCACGTTGCAAGTCGAGGCAGCTTGAGTTAAACGAGCGCACTTGCAG ATGTGAAAAACCGAGACGGTGA
- the VEGFA gene encoding vascular endothelial growth factor A, long form isoform X3 codes for MNFLLTWIHWGLAALLYLQSAELSKAAPALGDGERKPNEVIKFLEVYERSFCRTIETLVDIFQEYPDEVEYIFKPSCVPLMRCAGCCGDEGLECVPVDVYNVTMEIMRIKPHQSQHIAHMSFLQHSKCDCRPKKDVKNKQEKCEKPRR; via the exons ATGAACTTTCTGCTCACTTGGATTCACTGGGGGCTGGCGGCGCTGCTCTATCTGCAGAGCGCGGAG TTGTCgaaggctgctcctgccctgggggATGGGGAGCGGAAACCCAATGAAG TTATCAAATTCCTGGAAGTCTACGAGCGCAGCTTCTGCAGGACAATTGAGACCCTGGTGGACATTTTCCAGGAGTACCCTGATGAGGTGGAGTACATATTCAAGCCATCCTGTGTGCCTCTGATGAGATGTGCAGGTTGCTGCGGCGATGAGGGCCTAGAATGTGTCCCTGTGGATGTGTACAACGTCACGATGGAG ATCATGAGAATTAAACCCCATCAGAGTCAGCACATAGCGCACATGAGCTTCTTACAGCACAGTAAATGTGACTGCAG ACCAAAGAAAGAtgtcaaaaacaaacaagaaaa ATGTGAAAAACCGAGACGGTGA